In Candidatus Roseilinea sp., one DNA window encodes the following:
- a CDS encoding 4Fe-4S ferredoxin produces MNYGFLIDNRKCIGCHACSTACKQENEVPLGVNRTWVKYVEKGVFPDTRRYFQVTRCNHCANPPCVHICPTGAMFQRKDGIVEFDNSICIGCKACLQACPYDAIYIDPETHTAAKCHYCAHRTEIGLEPACVIVCPEHAILAGDLDDPQSEISRAIATQQVRVRKPEQGTRPKLFYIDAEEASITPMLARQDDGMLWAGLPQPGAGGHDDWRGPIQIGEGKMAGAMLNTAAAPRETYNVPHRIPWHWPVPAYLVTKAIGAGAFVVGAGGAALGLLPGVPLFTSVAAFIALLFIGITTLLLIADLDQPMRFWYMLKRPQWRSWLTRGAFILIAYTVLLGLYFLGHAAEQLGLVQGTSSLANALVAPVFVLAVLAAVYTAFLFAQAEGRDLWQSPLLAPHLFVQAVMAGAAALLIAGVFVPLEASVRTVLATIFGLGVLANGLMIVFGEFGAPHASAVASAAAHLIKRGKYSKDYWMAIVLGGVIPLFIALVLPASPVAMAIAGLIALFGLYRYEYAFVMAPQEIPNN; encoded by the coding sequence ATGAACTACGGCTTCTTAATTGATAACCGCAAATGCATCGGCTGCCATGCTTGCTCGACCGCCTGCAAGCAGGAGAACGAAGTACCGCTCGGCGTGAACCGCACGTGGGTGAAGTACGTCGAGAAAGGCGTCTTCCCCGACACGCGCCGCTACTTTCAAGTGACGCGCTGTAATCACTGCGCCAACCCGCCCTGCGTGCACATCTGCCCCACCGGCGCGATGTTCCAGCGCAAAGACGGCATCGTCGAGTTCGATAACTCGATCTGCATCGGCTGCAAGGCGTGCTTGCAAGCGTGCCCCTACGACGCCATCTACATTGACCCGGAGACGCACACCGCCGCGAAGTGCCACTATTGTGCGCACCGCACCGAGATCGGCCTGGAGCCGGCCTGTGTGATCGTCTGTCCGGAGCATGCCATCCTCGCCGGCGATTTGGACGACCCGCAAAGCGAGATTTCGCGCGCCATCGCCACTCAGCAGGTGCGCGTGCGCAAGCCGGAGCAAGGCACGCGGCCCAAGCTGTTCTACATTGACGCCGAAGAAGCCAGCATCACGCCGATGCTGGCGCGCCAAGATGACGGCATGCTGTGGGCCGGCTTGCCGCAGCCAGGCGCCGGCGGGCATGACGATTGGCGCGGCCCGATCCAGATCGGCGAAGGCAAGATGGCCGGCGCGATGTTGAACACCGCCGCAGCGCCACGCGAGACCTACAACGTGCCGCACCGCATCCCCTGGCACTGGCCGGTGCCGGCCTACTTGGTCACCAAGGCGATCGGCGCCGGAGCGTTCGTGGTCGGCGCCGGCGGCGCGGCGCTCGGCCTGTTGCCCGGCGTGCCCCTGTTCACCAGCGTGGCCGCGTTCATCGCATTGCTGTTCATCGGCATCACCACCCTGCTGCTCATCGCCGACCTCGACCAGCCGATGCGCTTCTGGTATATGCTCAAGCGCCCACAATGGCGCAGTTGGCTCACGCGCGGCGCGTTCATCCTGATCGCCTACACAGTGCTGCTGGGGCTGTATTTCTTGGGCCACGCTGCCGAGCAACTCGGCCTCGTCCAAGGCACATCGAGCTTGGCCAACGCGCTGGTGGCGCCGGTGTTCGTGCTTGCGGTGCTCGCCGCGGTCTATACCGCATTCCTGTTCGCCCAGGCCGAAGGGCGCGACCTGTGGCAAAGCCCGTTGCTGGCGCCGCATCTGTTCGTGCAGGCGGTGATGGCCGGTGCTGCGGCGTTGCTCATCGCCGGCGTGTTCGTCCCGCTCGAGGCATCGGTGCGCACCGTGCTGGCGACCATCTTCGGGCTCGGCGTATTGGCCAACGGCCTCATGATCGTGTTCGGCGAATTCGGCGCACCCCACGCCAGTGCCGTCGCCTCGGCTGCCGCGCATCTGATCAAGCGCGGAAAGTATTCCAAAGACTACTGGATGGCGATCGTGTTGGGTGGCGTGATCCCGCTGTTCATCGCGCTCGTGCTGCCCGCGTCTCCCGTGGCGATGGCGATTGCCGGGCTGATCGCGCTCTTCGGGCTGTATCGCTACGAATACGCGTTCGTCATGGCCCCGCAGGAAATTCCCAACAACTGA
- a CDS encoding iron-sulfur cluster carrier protein yields the protein MKLSPAQVLQRLSAVNDPELQRDLVSLGMIRDVRVESGDVRFTVRLTTPACPLRSQIERDCRTALSALPGVRHVEIAFDADVPRDDRLAALGIRNLVAVASGKGGVGKTTCAVNLAVALARRGARVGLLDADIYGPNVPLMLGLNNDRPGVRQGRMLPPERYGLRIMSMGFLLRSDQPVIWRGPMLHKALEQLIMDTAWGELDYLLVDLPPGTGDVQLSLAQIVPITGAVIVTTPQDVALADVQKGTAAFRQMNVPLLGVIENMSYFVCDCCGKRHDLFSHGGGRRMAEQLGIPCLGEAPLHPAVREGGDAGAPVVIAQPDNPAAVAFTHIAGALAAAISVMNFNRRVPSFVPVADIPIV from the coding sequence ATGAAACTTTCTCCGGCGCAGGTGCTGCAGCGGTTGTCCGCGGTGAACGATCCCGAGCTTCAGCGCGATCTGGTGTCGTTGGGCATGATCCGCGATGTGCGCGTGGAGAGCGGCGACGTGCGCTTCACCGTCCGGCTGACTACGCCTGCTTGTCCGCTGCGCAGCCAGATCGAGCGCGATTGCCGCACGGCGCTGAGCGCGCTTCCCGGCGTTCGGCACGTAGAGATAGCGTTCGACGCCGACGTGCCCCGCGACGACCGGCTGGCGGCGCTCGGCATCCGCAACCTCGTTGCCGTGGCTTCGGGCAAGGGCGGGGTGGGGAAGACCACTTGTGCCGTTAACCTGGCGGTTGCCCTGGCACGGCGCGGCGCGCGCGTGGGCTTGCTCGATGCCGACATCTACGGTCCCAACGTCCCGCTCATGCTGGGGTTGAATAACGACCGGCCGGGTGTTCGCCAGGGCCGCATGCTGCCGCCGGAGCGCTACGGCTTACGGATCATGAGCATGGGCTTTCTGCTTCGCAGCGATCAGCCGGTCATCTGGCGCGGGCCGATGCTGCACAAGGCGCTCGAACAGCTCATCATGGACACGGCGTGGGGCGAGTTGGACTATCTGTTGGTAGATTTGCCGCCGGGCACCGGCGACGTGCAATTGTCGCTCGCGCAAATCGTGCCGATTACCGGTGCGGTCATCGTCACCACCCCGCAAGATGTGGCGCTGGCCGATGTGCAGAAGGGCACGGCGGCCTTCCGGCAGATGAACGTGCCGCTGCTCGGCGTGATCGAGAACATGAGCTACTTCGTGTGCGATTGCTGCGGCAAGCGCCACGATTTGTTTTCGCACGGTGGCGGCCGGCGGATGGCCGAGCAATTGGGCATTCCATGCCTTGGCGAAGCGCCGTTGCATCCGGCCGTGCGCGAAGGGGGCGATGCCGGCGCGCCGGTTGTGATTGCGCAACCGGATAACCCTGCCGCGGTAGCCTTCACCCACATCGCCGGTGCGCTGGCTGCCGCGATCAGCGTCATGAACTTCAACCGCCGCGTGCCCAGCTTCGTCCCGGTCGCCGATATTCCCATCGTATGA
- the cas4-cas1 gene encoding CRISPR-associated exonuclease Cas4/endonuclease Cas1 fusion yields the protein MPDVALSPVPDAVPARMVNEYAYCPRLAYLEWVQGDWADNADTAEGRYKHRAVDQPGGALPAPDDDGGTQGAPERIHARSVWLSAEEEHLTARIDLIEGEGTTVTPVDYKRGSAPDLPEGAWETDRVQLCAQGLILRANGYTCDGGVVYYAETKTRVPVPFDDALIARTRALVRGLREMAAAGRIPPPLVDSPKCVRCSLAPICLPDEVNLLNPPQAPAAPSTPRRLMPARDDAAPLYVQEPGARVSKSGELFEVWLKDARLAEARIFETSHIALFGSAQITTPALGEALDRGIAVAFFSMGGWFKGMAHGPVHKNVALRMAQYRTALDPERSLALARNFVSAKIRNCRTLLMRNHADPPKEAIASLLQLSKDAQATPSLSSLLGIEGNAGRVYFGAFAGMLKPRSEPSDDAAWRFDFEGRNRRPPRDPVNALLSFAYSLLVKELAVTAQVIGFDPYLGFYHQPRYGRPSLALDAMEEFRPLVADSVVLTAVNTGVITPGDFMTGGPAVALSPAGRKKFIQAFENRLQSEITHPIFGYRVSYRRVLEVQLRLLGRVLSGEIADYPTFTTR from the coding sequence ATGCCCGACGTCGCGCTCTCGCCCGTCCCCGATGCTGTGCCGGCCCGCATGGTCAACGAATACGCCTATTGCCCGCGCCTGGCCTACCTCGAATGGGTACAGGGCGACTGGGCCGACAACGCCGACACCGCCGAAGGCCGTTACAAGCACCGCGCCGTGGATCAGCCCGGCGGCGCGCTCCCTGCCCCCGACGACGACGGCGGCACTCAAGGCGCGCCAGAGCGCATCCACGCCCGCTCGGTATGGCTGTCCGCCGAAGAAGAACATCTCACTGCGCGCATTGACCTGATCGAGGGCGAGGGCACGACCGTGACCCCCGTAGACTACAAGCGGGGCAGCGCGCCTGACCTGCCCGAAGGCGCCTGGGAGACCGACCGCGTGCAACTGTGCGCCCAGGGCCTCATCCTGCGCGCCAACGGCTATACCTGCGACGGCGGCGTGGTGTATTACGCCGAAACCAAAACCCGCGTACCGGTTCCCTTCGACGACGCCTTGATCGCCCGCACGCGCGCGCTGGTGCGCGGTCTGCGCGAGATGGCCGCCGCCGGCCGCATTCCGCCCCCGCTGGTGGATAGTCCCAAGTGCGTGCGCTGCTCGCTGGCGCCCATCTGCCTGCCCGACGAAGTCAACCTGCTCAACCCACCCCAGGCGCCCGCCGCTCCATCCACGCCCCGACGGCTGATGCCCGCCCGCGATGACGCCGCCCCGCTCTACGTGCAAGAACCCGGCGCGCGCGTGAGCAAGAGCGGCGAGCTATTCGAGGTTTGGCTGAAAGACGCTCGCCTGGCCGAAGCGCGCATCTTCGAGACTTCGCACATCGCCCTGTTCGGCAGTGCCCAAATTACCACGCCGGCGCTCGGCGAGGCGCTCGACCGTGGCATTGCCGTCGCCTTCTTCTCCATGGGCGGTTGGTTCAAGGGCATGGCCCATGGCCCGGTGCACAAAAACGTGGCCTTGCGCATGGCGCAATACCGCACCGCCCTCGACCCCGAGCGCAGCCTGGCGCTGGCGCGCAATTTCGTGAGCGCCAAAATCCGCAATTGCCGTACCCTGCTCATGCGCAACCACGCTGACCCGCCCAAAGAGGCGATCGCGTCGCTGTTGCAACTCAGCAAAGATGCACAGGCTACGCCCAGCCTGTCGTCGCTATTGGGCATCGAAGGCAACGCCGGCCGCGTTTACTTCGGCGCCTTCGCCGGTATGCTCAAGCCGCGCAGCGAGCCATCCGACGATGCCGCGTGGCGCTTCGACTTCGAGGGACGCAACCGGCGTCCACCGCGCGATCCGGTGAACGCTCTGCTCTCCTTCGCCTACAGCCTGCTGGTCAAAGAGCTGGCCGTGACAGCGCAGGTAATCGGCTTCGATCCTTATCTGGGCTTCTATCACCAGCCGCGCTATGGCCGGCCGTCGCTGGCGCTAGATGCGATGGAAGAATTCCGCCCCTTGGTAGCCGATTCGGTAGTGTTGACGGCGGTGAACACCGGTGTAATCACGCCAGGGGATTTCATGACCGGCGGACCGGCGGTGGCGCTTTCGCCGGCCGGCCGCAAAAAGTTCATCCAGGCTTTCGAAAACCGCCTGCAGAGCGAGATCACTCATCCCATCTTTGGCTATCGCGTCAGCTATCGGCGTGTGCTGGAGGTGCAATTACGCCTGTTAGGACGCGTCCTTAGCGGCGAGATCGCCGACTACCCAACCTTTACCACCCGCTGA
- the cas2 gene encoding CRISPR-associated endoribonuclease Cas2, protein MRTLYIVAYDIADDRRWRKVFKLMRGHGDRLQYSVFRCALSDRERVELMEKLSRVIKHTEDQVLFFPLGPVGGVDEQHIHAVGLAYSPVRQGAVVA, encoded by the coding sequence ATGCGGACGCTCTACATCGTCGCCTATGACATTGCCGACGACCGGCGCTGGCGCAAAGTCTTCAAACTGATGCGCGGGCATGGCGACCGGCTGCAGTATTCGGTGTTCCGCTGCGCGCTGTCCGATCGCGAGCGGGTGGAGCTGATGGAGAAATTGTCGCGGGTAATCAAGCATACCGAGGATCAGGTGCTGTTCTTTCCGCTTGGGCCGGTGGGCGGCGTGGATGAGCAGCACATCCATGCCGTCGGCCTGGCTTATTCGCCGGTGCGTCAGGGCGCGGTCGTCGCCTGA
- a CDS encoding formate dehydrogenase: MNTVTPLPLQRNAQTGDRMQQYPPPDRWDDWVEYDPKAWPRKVPREYMLVPTVCFNCESACGLLAYVDKKTLQVRKFEGNPLHPGSRGRNCAKGPATLNQINDPDRILYPLKRAGARGEGKWVRVSWEEALNDIGGRIRKAMLEGRHNEIMYHVGRPGHDGIMEWVLFGWGVDGHNSHTNICSSGGRAGYAFWMGYDRPSPDHANANVILLISSHLETGHYFNPHAQRIIEGKMNGAKLIVFDTRLSNTASMADLWISPWPGSEPAILLAIAHYVVRTGKYNRDFVRRWVNWEDYLRARHPDKPCTYETFERALKDEYAQYTFEFAAQESGVDAWRIEQVAQIVSECGGKLATHNWRSAAAGNLGGWQVSRCLWFLNVLMGAVGNAGGTSANVWDKWTPRMANLADHGHRWNELTWPIEYPLTYFELSFLLPHLLKDGRGRLEVYFTRVYNPIWTNPDGFSWIEVLRDESKIGCHVALTPTWSETAWWADYVLPMGHGSERHDNMSQETHAGRWIGFRQPVQRVAMERMGKKVNRTYEANPGQVWEETEFWIDLSWAIDPDGSLGVRKYFESPYRPGERITVDEYYSWMFENSVPGLPEAAKAEGLTPLQYMRKYGAFEIRKGPETEYERTLTQAELANAQVDEETGIVYTKDPAPPSPNITPRPAPVTCALGRAIGVIVDGQPKYGFPTPSRKLEFYSRTLEEYGWPEYALPTYIHSHVHRSKIDTERGEFVLLSTYRLPTLIHTRSANAKWLVEISHSNPLWMNPRDAARLNLKNGDLVRVETEIGYFVDKVWTTEGIHPGVVACSHHLGRWRLADGEGTSRFASAVVELNQNGSQWRLRQVKGVTPYRSSDPDTERVWWNDAGVHQNLTMPVQPDPISGSHCWHQKVRVTPARPGDRYGDIQVDTAKAHEVFHRWLAMTRPPTEKHELRRPYWMLRPFRPQKSAYRNPRFRGEQ, encoded by the coding sequence ATGAACACCGTGACTCCGCTCCCCCTGCAGCGCAACGCCCAAACCGGCGACCGCATGCAGCAATATCCGCCGCCCGATCGCTGGGACGACTGGGTGGAATACGACCCCAAGGCGTGGCCGCGCAAAGTGCCGCGCGAATACATGCTCGTGCCGACGGTGTGCTTCAACTGCGAGTCGGCCTGTGGCTTATTGGCCTACGTGGACAAGAAGACGCTGCAGGTGCGCAAGTTCGAGGGCAATCCGCTGCACCCCGGCTCGCGCGGGCGCAATTGCGCCAAAGGGCCGGCCACGCTCAACCAGATCAATGACCCCGACCGCATCTTGTATCCGCTCAAGCGCGCCGGCGCGCGCGGCGAGGGCAAATGGGTGCGCGTCTCGTGGGAAGAAGCGCTGAACGACATCGGCGGGCGCATCCGCAAGGCCATGCTCGAAGGGCGCCACAACGAGATCATGTATCACGTCGGCCGCCCGGGGCACGACGGCATCATGGAGTGGGTGCTGTTCGGCTGGGGCGTGGATGGCCACAACTCGCACACCAACATCTGCTCGTCGGGCGGGCGCGCGGGCTACGCCTTCTGGATGGGCTACGACCGGCCCAGCCCCGACCACGCCAACGCCAATGTCATCCTGCTCATCAGCAGCCATCTGGAGACCGGCCACTACTTCAACCCTCACGCCCAGCGCATCATCGAGGGCAAGATGAACGGCGCCAAGTTGATCGTGTTCGACACGCGCCTGAGCAACACCGCCTCGATGGCCGATCTTTGGATTTCGCCGTGGCCCGGCAGCGAGCCGGCCATCCTGCTCGCCATCGCCCACTACGTGGTGCGCACCGGCAAATACAACCGCGACTTCGTGCGGCGTTGGGTGAACTGGGAGGACTATCTGCGGGCGCGCCATCCCGACAAGCCCTGCACCTATGAGACGTTCGAGCGGGCGCTGAAAGACGAATATGCCCAATACACCTTCGAGTTCGCGGCCCAAGAAAGCGGCGTGGATGCGTGGCGCATCGAACAGGTGGCGCAGATCGTCTCCGAATGCGGCGGCAAACTGGCGACCCACAACTGGCGCAGCGCGGCCGCGGGCAACTTGGGCGGCTGGCAGGTGTCGCGCTGTCTGTGGTTCTTGAACGTGTTGATGGGAGCGGTGGGCAATGCAGGCGGCACCAGCGCCAATGTATGGGACAAGTGGACGCCGCGCATGGCCAATCTCGCCGATCACGGCCATCGCTGGAACGAGCTGACCTGGCCGATCGAGTATCCGCTCACCTATTTCGAGCTGAGCTTCCTGTTGCCGCACTTGCTGAAGGACGGACGCGGCCGGTTGGAGGTGTATTTTACCCGCGTCTATAACCCGATCTGGACCAACCCTGATGGCTTTTCGTGGATCGAAGTGCTGCGCGATGAAAGCAAGATCGGCTGCCACGTCGCGCTCACGCCGACGTGGAGCGAGACGGCCTGGTGGGCCGACTACGTGCTGCCCATGGGTCATGGCTCCGAGCGACACGACAACATGAGCCAGGAGACACACGCCGGCCGCTGGATCGGCTTTCGCCAGCCGGTGCAGCGCGTGGCGATGGAGCGCATGGGCAAGAAGGTCAACCGCACCTACGAAGCCAACCCCGGACAAGTCTGGGAAGAGACCGAGTTTTGGATTGATCTGAGCTGGGCGATTGACCCGGACGGATCGCTGGGCGTGCGCAAGTATTTCGAGTCGCCGTATCGCCCGGGCGAGCGCATCACGGTGGACGAGTACTACAGTTGGATGTTCGAGAACAGCGTGCCGGGCTTGCCGGAGGCCGCCAAGGCCGAAGGGCTGACGCCGCTGCAATACATGCGCAAATACGGCGCGTTCGAAATTCGCAAAGGCCCCGAGACCGAATACGAGCGCACGCTCACGCAGGCAGAGCTGGCCAACGCCCAAGTGGATGAAGAAACCGGCATCGTATACACCAAAGACCCGGCGCCGCCTTCGCCCAACATCACCCCACGCCCGGCGCCGGTCACTTGCGCGCTTGGGCGCGCCATCGGTGTGATCGTGGACGGCCAGCCGAAGTACGGCTTCCCTACACCGTCGCGCAAGCTGGAGTTTTACTCGCGCACGCTGGAGGAATACGGCTGGCCGGAATACGCGCTGCCCACCTACATCCATAGCCACGTGCACCGCAGCAAGATCGACACAGAACGCGGCGAATTCGTCCTGCTCAGCACCTATCGCCTGCCCACGCTCATCCACACCCGCAGCGCCAACGCCAAGTGGCTGGTGGAGATTTCGCACAGCAACCCGCTGTGGATGAATCCGCGCGATGCAGCCCGACTGAACCTGAAGAACGGCGATCTGGTGCGCGTCGAGACCGAGATCGGCTACTTCGTGGACAAGGTATGGACGACCGAGGGCATCCATCCCGGCGTGGTCGCGTGCTCGCACCACTTGGGGCGCTGGCGCTTGGCCGACGGCGAAGGCACCAGCCGATTCGCTTCGGCTGTCGTGGAGCTGAACCAAAACGGCAGCCAGTGGCGACTGCGCCAGGTGAAGGGCGTCACCCCCTATCGCTCCAGCGATCCCGACACCGAGCGCGTGTGGTGGAACGACGCCGGCGTGCACCAAAACCTCACCATGCCTGTGCAGCCCGACCCGATCAGCGGCTCGCACTGCTGGCACCAAAAAGTACGCGTGACGCCGGCTCGGCCCGGCGACCGCTACGGCGATATTCAAGTAGACACGGCCAAAGCGCACGAGGTCTTTCATCGCTGGCTGGCGATGACCCGCCCGCCGACGGAGAAGCACGAGCTGCGCCGGCCCTACTGGATGTTGCGCCCGTTCCGCCCGCAGAAGTCAGCCTATCGCAACCCGCGGTTCAGGGGCGAGCAGTGA
- a CDS encoding sodium-independent anion transporter produces the protein MLEAHLDAQRPHRTRLRQYVPILQWLPAYKRQYLPGDFTAGMVLGVMAIPQSMAYALLANLPPQVGLYATLVPLVVYAVFGTSRVLSIGPVALVSLLTGTMIAQLATPQSAAAVQLALLAAFIVGAVQIALGLLRMGFVVNFLSHPVLSGFTNAAAIVIALSQVKNLLGVKFPGSASLIADLRQSAALLPNANVVSVVMGVVGIIVILFFHRRLGHVLMRLGVSEFIAAQVARSGSFIVVVLGTLITWLFRLDQTAQLRTVGHVPVGLPPLTLPVLDLSNIGAMAPALAMLVVIGYVESVSIAKSFASRRREKVDADQELIALGAAGVAASFTGGSPVSGSFSRSAVNFASGAATQLSSIFAATVIAVTLVFLTPLFYFMPETILAATIVAAVFNLPDFETMRQAWRYSKADWLTLIITLFGVLFISIEAGLLIGVVSSLAMHLWVTSRPHVAIIGRVEDTETYKSVKRHKVKTCPHVTALRIDESLYFATAKVLEDTLIGVAVDNPALKYIVLDCSAVNRIDLSALNTLETVDSELRAMGVTLVLSAVKGPIHDNLLKAGFVSKFGQERIYLSTHEAMKALECA, from the coding sequence ATGCTGGAAGCCCATCTTGACGCGCAAAGGCCGCACCGGACGCGGTTGCGCCAATATGTGCCCATTCTGCAGTGGCTGCCTGCCTACAAGCGCCAATACCTCCCAGGAGATTTCACCGCCGGCATGGTGCTAGGGGTGATGGCCATACCGCAGAGCATGGCCTATGCCTTGTTGGCCAACTTGCCGCCGCAGGTCGGGCTCTATGCCACGCTGGTGCCGTTGGTGGTGTATGCCGTCTTCGGGACCAGCCGCGTTTTGTCCATCGGACCGGTTGCGCTCGTTTCGCTGTTGACCGGCACGATGATCGCCCAGCTTGCGACGCCGCAAAGCGCAGCAGCGGTGCAACTCGCGCTGCTGGCGGCTTTCATCGTCGGCGCAGTGCAGATTGCGCTGGGGCTGTTGCGGATGGGGTTCGTGGTCAACTTCCTCAGCCATCCTGTGCTTTCGGGGTTCACCAATGCAGCGGCCATCGTCATCGCGCTGAGCCAGGTGAAGAACCTGCTCGGCGTCAAGTTTCCCGGCTCGGCATCACTCATCGCGGACTTGCGCCAATCTGCCGCGCTTTTGCCGAACGCCAACGTGGTCTCGGTCGTCATGGGCGTTGTGGGGATCATCGTGATCCTCTTCTTTCACCGGCGACTGGGTCATGTGTTGATGCGCCTGGGCGTTTCCGAATTCATCGCTGCCCAGGTGGCGCGCTCGGGTAGCTTCATTGTCGTCGTCCTCGGCACGTTGATTACATGGCTGTTCCGGCTCGACCAGACCGCGCAGCTCCGGACGGTGGGCCATGTGCCGGTGGGTCTGCCTCCCCTTACGCTGCCTGTGCTTGATCTTTCCAATATCGGGGCAATGGCGCCGGCGCTGGCCATGTTGGTGGTCATCGGCTATGTAGAGAGCGTTTCGATTGCCAAGTCCTTCGCCAGCCGGCGGCGCGAAAAGGTGGACGCCGACCAAGAGCTGATCGCGCTTGGCGCGGCCGGCGTCGCGGCATCATTCACCGGCGGCTCGCCGGTGAGCGGCTCGTTCTCGCGCTCGGCAGTGAACTTCGCCTCGGGCGCGGCGACGCAGCTCTCCTCGATCTTCGCTGCAACCGTCATCGCCGTCACGCTGGTCTTCCTCACGCCGCTGTTCTACTTCATGCCGGAGACCATCTTGGCTGCCACCATCGTCGCTGCCGTGTTCAATTTGCCCGATTTCGAGACCATGCGCCAGGCTTGGCGCTATAGCAAGGCCGATTGGCTCACTTTGATCATCACCTTATTCGGCGTGTTGTTCATCAGCATCGAAGCCGGACTGCTCATCGGCGTGGTGTCGTCGCTGGCCATGCATCTCTGGGTGACCTCGCGCCCGCACGTCGCGATCATCGGGCGCGTCGAAGACACCGAGACCTACAAGAGCGTCAAGCGCCACAAGGTGAAGACCTGTCCCCACGTGACGGCGCTGCGCATTGACGAGAGCTTGTATTTCGCAACGGCCAAGGTGCTGGAGGACACGTTAATCGGGGTAGCCGTGGACAACCCGGCATTGAAGTACATCGTCTTGGATTGCAGTGCCGTCAATCGTATTGACCTCAGCGCGCTGAACACGTTGGAGACGGTAGATAGCGAACTGCGCGCCATGGGGGTGACGCTCGTTCTCTCGGCGGTCAAGGGCCCGATTCATGACAATTTGCTCAAAGCAGGGTTTGTTTCCAAGTTCGGCCAAGAGCGCATCTACCTATCCACGCACGAGGCGATGAAGGCATTGGAATGTGCGTAA
- a CDS encoding dehydrogenase has protein sequence MSREWGASRETLTLLAELWLHEPDAATVTQAQRALGLPDAKSADLAIAYVDLLLNSVYPYGTSFTDAWGEINTPEAEQMYEWFAQHAFDTDALREVGAPDHIGVCLQFLAHTLDAPCIPFNTQLLRWAPALCIAVEREPGAHPFYKALAERTRAMLFRLSLPVDRGLLDESRFDVTLPPLSHLSSDWLANGFIPLADEDEEQEVRLKDIVRFLLIAERSGMFLSRARLGYLANGLGIRLPFLPRFDLGELLFLSAGEAGRLDDLIRMLHAEIADWRAAYAGVAQTWPPWSDYAASWQVRLANSATLLDGMQHIIEINPIEES, from the coding sequence GTGAGCAGGGAGTGGGGTGCGTCGCGAGAGACGTTGACGCTGCTGGCCGAGCTGTGGCTACACGAGCCGGATGCAGCGACGGTCACGCAGGCGCAGCGTGCGCTGGGTTTACCGGATGCCAAGTCGGCAGACCTCGCCATCGCCTATGTTGACCTGCTGCTGAACAGCGTCTATCCCTACGGCACGAGCTTCACCGACGCTTGGGGCGAAATCAACACGCCGGAAGCCGAGCAGATGTACGAGTGGTTCGCGCAACACGCCTTCGACACGGACGCGCTGCGCGAAGTCGGCGCGCCCGATCATATCGGCGTCTGCCTACAATTCCTCGCACACACGCTCGATGCACCTTGCATCCCGTTCAACACCCAATTGCTGCGCTGGGCGCCGGCGTTGTGCATCGCCGTCGAACGCGAACCGGGCGCGCATCCTTTCTACAAGGCTTTGGCCGAGCGCACCCGCGCCATGCTGTTCCGATTGAGCTTGCCGGTGGATCGCGGGCTGTTGGATGAATCGCGCTTCGATGTGACCCTGCCGCCGCTCTCTCACCTCTCGTCCGATTGGCTGGCCAACGGCTTCATCCCGCTTGCCGACGAGGACGAGGAACAAGAAGTCCGCCTGAAGGACATCGTCCGGTTTCTGCTCATCGCCGAACGCAGCGGCATGTTTCTTTCGCGCGCGCGGCTGGGGTATCTGGCCAACGGCTTGGGCATTCGCCTGCCGTTTTTGCCGCGCTTCGACTTGGGCGAGCTGCTCTTTCTAAGCGCGGGCGAAGCCGGACGGCTCGACGACTTGATCCGGATGCTGCATGCCGAGATCGCCGATTGGCGCGCGGCCTATGCCGGCGTGGCGCAAACATGGCCGCCCTGGTCGGACTACGCGGCGTCGTGGCAGGTGCGCTTGGCCAACAGCGCCACATTGCTCGACGGCATGCAGCACATCATCGAAATCAATCCGATTGAAGAATCGTAA